GTTGAAAAACCGCAACTGTTCTTAAAAACGGCAGACAATACAAACTGGCTTCGTATCAATCCTGACGATCCTCTTCCTTTTGAATGGGAGAGCAAAGGAGACGTCGCGCGCTTTGAACTTGAAATCTCGCCAACGGAAGATTTCAGTCATGTGGCGATTTCAAAACTGACTCAAGATAAAAAAACGCAAGTGGTTGAACCTTTAGAGCCTGGCTCTTACTTCTGGCGCTTGAAAGCGACGGACCACAATGGTCAATTGGCAGCCACATCACCAGTTCAACACATGCAAATCACTCATCTGGTGGGTCCGCAAATCACAACGCCGACTCAAGCAGCGCAAATCAATCTTGAGTTGAAAGTAAAACCTCAAGAGGCTTTGGAAACAAGCACGGAAATCCAATGGCGCGCGCAAGAGTCTCTTAAAAACTTCACATGGCAAGTGGCTTCCGATGCGGAATTCACAACGATTGTGAAAGAAGGGCAGACAAATACTTTAGCGGCGGTCACTCCAAAACTTCCTGCGGGAACTTATTGGGTGCGCGTGCAAGGTCAGACAGAATCGCAAAAACCATCTCCATGGTCTGAGCCCGTGTCTTTCACCTTGAATCTTTTTGCGCACAAAGAAGAGCGTCCAAACCGCCCTATTCTTGTGACGAAGAAAGTCGACTTCAAAGTTCCAACAGGAAAAGATCGCAATCCGGCGTCTCCGGAATCTCCGAAGCTGGCGTGGAAACCTGTTCTACAAACGAAGAACTACATCTTGCAAATTTCTAAAGATGCTAGCTTCAAAGAAGTTGAAAAATACGATATCACACAAAACCAAGTGTCTTGGTCACAATATCGTCCAGGTCAATACTTCTATCGCGTTTATGCTCGTGGACTGAACGGTCTTATGAGTGAGCCGAGTGAAACTGGAACAATTGATATCAACATGGATGGTCTCACGTTAGATCCGATGAAGACGATCAATGCCATTGGCCAAGCTCCGGGCCCTAAAGAAACTCCGATCAGTTGGTCTGAAGTTCCATTTGCGAAATCCTATCTTGTGCAAATGGACAAGGATAAGAATTTCGCACATCCACAACAACTGGAATATTCATCCAATGCGGGGACTTTAACCGTGCCGGATCCAGGTCGCTACCACGTGCGCGTGCAGGCGATGGATGAAAGCAACAAACCTTTAACAGGTTTCTCAAATATCGAAGAAGTGCTTTATACATTCCGTACGCCTCTTTCTTCTCCTTCGTTGTTAGAGCCATTTAACAATGCTTCGATCTTCCTGCAAACGGAAATGGAACCATTTATCTGGCTTGAATGGAAAAAGGTGGAAGGTGCAACTTCTTACCGTATTGAAATTTCAGATAAAGCGGATTTCTCTCGCACATTGATTGCAAAATCTCTGCAAGGAAATCGTTATTTGATTAAAGACCGCGTTCCACTTGGAAAAATCTACTGGCGCGTGCGTGCGGAATCTAAAGGCGACGCTGAAATGTCTGAATGGACAGAAAAGCGTGAATTTACTCTTTACCATCAAAAAAATGAGACGTTTGTAAAATGAAGATTCAGTACTCCCTCTTTGACACCCTTTTGGAACCTGTGTTTGTTCTAAATGCTGAGCAAAAGGTCGTCTATTGCAACGAAACGGCCGCGATCGTCGCAGGTCTTTCTATTCGCAAAATCACAAGAGGCATGAAGTTCTCTGAACTCTTTGAGTTTAGTGAACCGATTGAGGGTCTTGATAAGTTGATTCATATTTGCGACGCCACTCCTTACAAAGAAGTGAATTTTAAAACGTCCCAAGGTGGCGAAGGAAAAGTACAAATCACACTGCAACCTATTTTTGACTCTATGGGGGATAAAAACTGGATTGTCTTTGTGCGCGACGTGACTTTGGAAGAACGCCTTCAGAAAAAATATCGCGCCGAACTTGAACAAAAAGAAGACGTCATCAAAGCCCTTGAAGAAGCCAAAGTCCAACTTGAAAATTACAGTAAAAACCTCGAGCAAATGGTCGCCGACCGCACGCGCGAGTTGTCGCGTCTCAATCAAACCATGTCCGCTCTTCTTGATAGCTTGGGACAAGGCTTCTTCATCTTTAATTCTGAAGGTCATATCCTCGACGTTTCTTCAAAGGCCTGCGAAACCACAGTGGAATCGAAGCCCGATGGAAAACTCATTTGGGATGTTTTAAAACTTCCTGAAAACAAAGTCGAAGGTTTCAAAAAATGGATGCAAACCCTTTTCATGGAAATGCTGCCATTTGAAGACTTAGCACCATTAGGCCCCGTGACTTATCCGCATTCAAAGAATCGCAATATCGCTCTTGAATACCACCCGCTTCGTTCCACCGAAGGTGCGATGGAAGGCGTTGTTGTTGTCGCTTCCGATATCACTTCACTGGTTGAGGCACAAAAACAAGCCGAAACAGAAAAAGAACACGCAAAACTGATCATCAATATGATTAAGTCAAAACGCGAAATCCACCGCTTCATCCAAGAAGCACAAGGACTTTTAATTTCCGTGCGCGAAGAGGTATCTAAGGACGACGGTCCTTATGACTCAGAAACTCTTTTCCGCAACTTGCACACTCTTAAAGGTGGTGCGGCCCTTTTCTCTATTAAAGAAGTCGCTGAAGCTTGCCACCAAGGTGAAAGCCTTTTGGCAGAGCTTAAAGAAAATTGGACACAAGCCGGATTTATTTCATTGCGCGCGAAGTGTTTTGAAATTGAAGAATACTTCTTTAAGTTCCTTGAAGAAACGCGCGACATCTTGGGTTCTTCTGCAACTTCAGAAGAACGCCAAATTGAAATTGCTATCAGTAAATTAAACGACATCGCTCGCAAGGTAGGAACTCTGCCTGGTGGCGGTCCTGTCGCGCAGGAACTTTTATTAGAACTTGCGATGGAGCCCGTGTCTCAATTCCTAGAGCCCTACAACGAAGTGATGCTTCGTTTGGCTGAAAAAATTGACAAGATGATGGCGCCGTTGCAAATCAATAATGGCACCGTGATGGTGATTCCGGAGATTTATAATTCTCTGTTCTCTACCCTTGTGCACGCTTTCAGAAACGCCGTCGATCATGGAATTGAAATTCCCGACACGCGCATCGATCAAGGAAAAACCGCAGAAGGTCATGTTGAAGTGAATGTTGAAATCAAGAACACAGGTTCAAAACCATCCTTGATGATTCAAATCAAAGATGATGGTGGTGGTATTGATCCATCAAAAATTCGCGAAAAGTTGGCAAAACGTATGATCGACACTCGCAACAAGTCAGACCAAGAAGTGATCCAACATATTTTTGACAGTCAATTTTCGACTCGTGAACAAGTGACAGAAATCTCAGGCCGTGGCGTGGGAATGGATGCCATCAAAGTCGCAGCCGAAGAACTTCAAGGCCGCGTGTGGGTCGAATCTGAACTCGGTAAAGGCACAACACTCTTCGTTGAAGTGCCTTACATCACCGAGTTCAAAAAATCAGACGAAAAAACACCTATCGCCGCTTAAAAATCATTTAGCAACGTCAATCAGACACGTGAAGCTCGCGACACCTGTGCGCTCACCGTCTTCGGTGTATTGTTCCTCTGCGACACAAGTGACATTCTTAGAGCTGTACTCCGTCAAGCGCGGGGTATGAATGGTCATCGTCGCTCCTGATTTCTCCATTTCAAAAAACAGAGCTTCCGCTTTCTCTCCGGTGATTTCGATCGATTTAGCAAAGGCAGTTACAGACATCATGGATACGGCTAAAACCAGAACTAGCTTTTTCATTAAGAACCTCTCTTGATAATTTTCCTCACAAGCAGAGGTTGCACAGCATGTGCCTGCTTAAAAACTCAATAAGACATCTTTGAAGTGCAAAGAGCGCTCAGACAGTAAACACGGTGTCCTTCTTGGCGCCAATTCCTTGTCTCATAATGAGACGACGGATTTTCCCGTAACACGAAGTGAAAAATCGACTAAGCCTTGTTGTGCTTCATGTAAGCGGCTTTTAACTTATCTTCGAAAATCTTCGCAGAGAATGGTTTCACGATGTACTGAGAGACACCGGCAAGAACCGCTTCCGTCACTTGATCCCGCTCAGACTCGGATGTTAGAAGTACGAATGGAAGATTGCTCCACTCCGCTGTGGCACGAACTTGTTTTAAAAGTTCAAGTCCCTTCATCTTTGGCATATTCCAATCTGAAATCACCAATTGAATTTGCGTTCCCGGAGTGTTGCTCTGAACAAGAACCTTCAGACCTTCTTCACCGTCAGCAGCTTCTTGAATATTTTTATAACCCATTGCCTTTAACGTGTTCTTCACAAGATCACGGATGGAAGGCATGTCATCGATAACCAAAATGCGGGTTTCTAGGGGAAACATAGTAAGGGCTCCTCTGCAGTCTTAGTTTAAAGAAAACATGAAGAGAAGCTCAAAGAATCTTTACAACCCTAGACTTTGTGCGGGAGCGAGCCACAAGAAATCAGCACGCGGTCCCTCGACCGGAGAAGGTGCGATCTCGGTCGCAATTTCTTCTTCCGTTAAATCCAAAGTGTTCACTTGAGAAAAGGTCAGAACCGGAACCTGAGGCGCTCTTGCATGAATTCGGTCTGGCAAACCTCCACCGTACTGAACATGGAACTCGCCAACGACAATCACCAAGACCTGGTCAGGGTGAGCGGCAATAAACTCCGTTGCTCTCCACGCCATCGTGTCATCCCAAATAGACTGAGCAGCAAAGTAGCGCTCTCCGGCTTCCGGATTTGGCAGATGAGGCA
This region of Bdellovibrio sp. BCCA genomic DNA includes:
- a CDS encoding FecR domain-containing protein; translation: MSRFGQTEKIIFVCAIVALLAFSYFLYDDSLLFPKVNNGKLELIGDVAISQNDVRRKNLDTFSWVPASRKDAVYQNDSIFTGDRSEATIQLQDGTQIKIQPNSLITLNLKNGQMNLDLRYGNLVGELAQGSSLTIKSGTEEFKLESQQGSPEKSKIQFNKAHSGNVDLKLLSGDVKYVDKKKQAVKELPKNAVVAVTKKGEVKQVEKPQLFLKTADNTNWLRINPDDPLPFEWESKGDVARFELEISPTEDFSHVAISKLTQDKKTQVVEPLEPGSYFWRLKATDHNGQLAATSPVQHMQITHLVGPQITTPTQAAQINLELKVKPQEALETSTEIQWRAQESLKNFTWQVASDAEFTTIVKEGQTNTLAAVTPKLPAGTYWVRVQGQTESQKPSPWSEPVSFTLNLFAHKEERPNRPILVTKKVDFKVPTGKDRNPASPESPKLAWKPVLQTKNYILQISKDASFKEVEKYDITQNQVSWSQYRPGQYFYRVYARGLNGLMSEPSETGTIDINMDGLTLDPMKTINAIGQAPGPKETPISWSEVPFAKSYLVQMDKDKNFAHPQQLEYSSNAGTLTVPDPGRYHVRVQAMDESNKPLTGFSNIEEVLYTFRTPLSSPSLLEPFNNASIFLQTEMEPFIWLEWKKVEGATSYRIEISDKADFSRTLIAKSLQGNRYLIKDRVPLGKIYWRVRAESKGDAEMSEWTEKREFTLYHQKNETFVK
- a CDS encoding ATP-binding protein yields the protein MKIQYSLFDTLLEPVFVLNAEQKVVYCNETAAIVAGLSIRKITRGMKFSELFEFSEPIEGLDKLIHICDATPYKEVNFKTSQGGEGKVQITLQPIFDSMGDKNWIVFVRDVTLEERLQKKYRAELEQKEDVIKALEEAKVQLENYSKNLEQMVADRTRELSRLNQTMSALLDSLGQGFFIFNSEGHILDVSSKACETTVESKPDGKLIWDVLKLPENKVEGFKKWMQTLFMEMLPFEDLAPLGPVTYPHSKNRNIALEYHPLRSTEGAMEGVVVVASDITSLVEAQKQAETEKEHAKLIINMIKSKREIHRFIQEAQGLLISVREEVSKDDGPYDSETLFRNLHTLKGGAALFSIKEVAEACHQGESLLAELKENWTQAGFISLRAKCFEIEEYFFKFLEETRDILGSSATSEERQIEIAISKLNDIARKVGTLPGGGPVAQELLLELAMEPVSQFLEPYNEVMLRLAEKIDKMMAPLQINNGTVMVIPEIYNSLFSTLVHAFRNAVDHGIEIPDTRIDQGKTAEGHVEVNVEIKNTGSKPSLMIQIKDDGGGIDPSKIREKLAKRMIDTRNKSDQEVIQHIFDSQFSTREQVTEISGRGVGMDAIKVAAEELQGRVWVESELGKGTTLFVEVPYITEFKKSDEKTPIAA
- a CDS encoding response regulator, which gives rise to MFPLETRILVIDDMPSIRDLVKNTLKAMGYKNIQEAADGEEGLKVLVQSNTPGTQIQLVISDWNMPKMKGLELLKQVRATAEWSNLPFVLLTSESERDQVTEAVLAGVSQYIVKPFSAKIFEDKLKAAYMKHNKA